The following proteins come from a genomic window of Lolium rigidum isolate FL_2022 chromosome 5, APGP_CSIRO_Lrig_0.1, whole genome shotgun sequence:
- the LOC124652648 gene encoding probable N-succinyldiaminopimelate aminotransferase DapC — MNLATSATTTTPRHGLVPLNPSSSSAASSLRRSLRKISPLTPMASAPAPASAALSTAAPADNGAGAAKPAEKQPVQVAKRLEKFKTTIFTQMSMLAVKHGAINLGQGFPNFDGPDFVKEAAIKAINAGKNQYARGYGVPELNSAVAERFLKDSGLQVDPDKEVTVTSGCTEAIAATILGLINPGDEVILFAPFYDSYEATLSMAGADVKAITLRPPDFAVPLEELKAAVSKNTRAIMINTPHNPTGKMFTREELEFIADLCKENDVLLFADEVYDKLAFEADHISMASIPGMYERTVTMNSLGKTFSLTGWKIGWAIAPPHLTWGVRQAHSFLTFATSTPMQSAAAAALRAPESYFEELKRDYSAKKVLLVDGLKAAGFIVYPSSGTYFVMVDHTPFGFDNDVEFCEYLIREVGVVAIPPSVFYLNPEDGKNLVRFTFCKDDDTLRAAVDRMKAKLRKK, encoded by the exons ATGAATCTGGCCACCTCCGCGACCACCACCACCCCGCGCCATGGACTCGTGCCATTaaacccctcctcctcctccgcggcctcctcCCTCCGTCGCTCCCTCCGGAAGATCTCGCCGCTGACCCCGATGGcatccgcccccgcccccgcctccgcggccctctccaccgccgcccccgccgacaacggcgccggcgccgcgaAGCCGGCGGAGAAGCAGCCCGTGCAG GTCGCGAAGCGGTTGGAGAAGTTTAAGACAACAATTTTCACACAGATGAGCATGCTTGCGGTGAAGCATGGAGCAATAAACCTTGGCCAGGGCTTTCCCAATTTTGATGGCCCTGACTTTGTCAAGGAGGCTGCTATCAAGGCTATCAATGCTGGAAAGAATCAGTATGCAAGAGGATATGGTGTGCCTGAACTGAATTCAGCTGTCGCTGAAAGATTCCTGAAGGACAGTGGGTTGCAAGTCGATCCTGATAAGGAAGTTACCGTTACATCTGGGTGCACAGAAGCAATAGCTGCAACGATATTGGGTTTGATCAACCCTGGGGATGAGGTGATATTGTTTGCTCCATTCTATGATTCTTATGAGGCTACGCTGTCCATGGCTGGCGCCGATGTCAAGGCCATTACGCTCCGCCCTCCAGATTTTGCTGTCCCTCTTGAAGAGCTAAAGGCTGCAGTGTCGAAGAATACAAGAGCAATAATGATAAACACACCTCACAATCCCACTGGGAAGATGTTCACGAGGGAGGAACTTGAGTTCATTGCTGATCTCTGCAAGGAAAACGATGTGCTGCTCTTTGCTGATGAGGTCTATGACAAGTTAGCATTTGAGGCGGATCACATATCAATGGCTTCTATCCCCGGCATGTACGAGAGGACCGTCACGATGAACTCTCTCGGGAAGACATTCTCCTTGACCGGATGGAAGATCGGCTGGGCAATCGCACCTCCTCACCTGACATGGGGCGTGAGGCAGGCGCACTCGTTCCTCACATTTGCCACCTCCACACCGATGCAGTCAGCTGCGGCAGCAGCTCTGCGAGCACCGGAGAGCTACTTCGAGGAGCTGAAGAGGGACTACAGCGCGAAGAAAGTGCTGCTGGTCGACGGGCTCAAGGCCGCGGGCTTCATCGTCTACCCATCAAGCGGAACCTACTTCGTGATGGTGGATCACACCCCGTTCGGGTTCGACAACGACGTCGAGTTCTGCGAGTATCTGATCCGCGAGGTCGGTGTCGTTGCCATCCCGCCGAGCGTGTTCTATCTGAACCCCGAGGACGGGAAGAACCTGGTGAGGTTCACCTTCTGCAAGGATGATGACACGCTCAGAGCCGCGGTCGACAGGATGAAGGCCAAGCTGAGGAAAAAGTAA